In a genomic window of Chaetodon auriga isolate fChaAug3 chromosome 1, fChaAug3.hap1, whole genome shotgun sequence:
- the lpin1a gene encoding phosphatidate phosphatase LPIN1 isoform X1, whose translation MNYVGQLAGQVFVQVKELYRGLNPATLSGCIDVIVVRQPDGSLQCSPFHVRFGKMGVLRSREKVVDIEINGEPVSLHMKLGENGEAFFVKETENTLEIVPSYLATSPIMSTGDELMESHLGRRGSRHHDTMPCNSLPVQSLGPQQSDGGMTKKRRKRRRKARPEAGGGGRREESGEEFSEDEDMFTIDLSSDEEKEGDGSRPMYGDQGSSAIAHTRPSTDWTGSQSNVIKETLSIPQPCGLSISCPQQTSHFSSPASLDDSRSSTPKSDSELTSQNKDNPEMLWTWGELPQAAQPSFLTSHLKQDPASVVSIPVSASTHFRAISDTGPPSLTVYAPQQGETAAHGGDKDAEESKNGAKVGLSTKTGARTEGEQGREVESVGPSCAAMEGLTACSVSPRTLPDHLEEGRNRGSPIRRTDSPSKKKEKRSQHLGADGIYLDDITELEPEVAALYFPKSDGGSSSMRGDSEMMMMGVRSANQSPQSVGSSGMDSGVDSLSDQIGDLPHVAISLCGGLTDNREITREQFQERAISYQQFSENPSIIDDPNLVVKIGHKYYNWSTAAPVMLAMQVYQKPLPQCWCLSYVFSAFGLFSYCLPGLFGSSPPQPASVENIMKEKMPKKGGRWWFSWRSRNSDSKSESVTEAGGDQGESSLTMPSANRMKDESSSSDEEHRSSNQASGSCQSELLMSSASVCYKKTLRLTSEQLVSLQLKEGPNDVVFSVTTQYQGTCRCHGTIYLWSWDDKIVISDIDGTITRSDTLGHILPTLGKDWTHQGIARLYHRVSLNGYKFMYCSARAIGMADMTRGYLHWVNERGTMLPMGPVLLSPSSLFSALHREVIEKKPEKFKIECLTDIKHLFYPNTEPFYAAFGNRATDVYSYKEVGVPLNRIFTVNPKGELIQEHAKTNISSYGRLCDVVDHVFPVLVRDEGADFSCSDTFGQCNYWSEQLPDGTNREEEDPQPLETS comes from the exons GAAATAGTTCCATCTTACCTCGCAACATCGCCCATCATGTCAACGGGGGATGAGTTAATGGAGTCCCATCTTGGCAGGAGAGGTTCTCGTCATCATG ACACCATGCCCTGCaactcacttcctgtccagagCCTGGGGCCGCAGCAGAGTGATGGCGGGATGaccaagaagaggaggaagaggaggaggaaggcacgGCCAGAGGCAGgcgggggagggaggagagaggagagtggagaAGAGTTCTCCGAGGACGAGGACATGTTTACCATTGACTTGAGCtcagatgaggagaaagagggtgatggcagcag GCCCATGTACGGTGATCAGGGGTCTTCAGCcatcgcacacacacgccccagCACTGACTGGACCGGTTCACAGAG TAATGTGATTAAGGAGACTCTCTCCATCCCTCAACCCTGTGGTCTGTCCATCTCTTGTCCTCAGCAGACCTCTCACTTCTCTTCCCCTGCTAG CCTGGATGATTCACGGTCATCAACGCCAAAGAGCGACTCTGAGCTAACCAGTCAGAACAAAGACAACCCTGAGATGCTGTGGACCTGGGGGGAGCTGCCACAGGCTGCCCAG ccaTCCTTCCTGACCTCCCACCTGAAGCAGGACCCTGCCTCAGTAGTCTCCATCCCGGTGTCTGCCAGCACTCACTTCAGAGCCATCAGTGACACTGGACCTCCCTCCTTAACTGTCTATGCTCCACAGCAAGGAGAGACCGCTGCTCACGGTGGGGACAAGGACGCTGAAGAAAGCAAAAATGGAGCCAAGGTCGGACTAAGCACAAAGACTGGGGCCAGGACGGAAGGAGAGCAAG ggAGAGAAGTGGAAAGTGTTGGGCCATCGTGTGCAGCGATGGAGGGTTTAACAGCCTGCTCAGTGTCTCCCAGGACTCTCCCTGATCATCTTGAGGAAGGCAGGAATAGAGGAAGCCCCATCAGAAGAACTGATTCACCATCCAAGAAGAAAG AGAAGAGAAGCCAACACCTGGGTGCTGATGGCATATACCTGGATGACATTACAGAGCTGGAGCCTGAAGTAGCTGCTCTCTACTTCCCTAAAAG TGACGGAGGCAGCAGCTCCATGAGGGGAGActcagagatgatgatgatgggagtGCGGAGCGCTAATCAGTCCCCACAGTCAGTGGGCAGCAGTGGGATGGACAGCGGTGTGGACAGTTTGTCTGACCAAATAGGGGACCTGCCTCATGTTGCCATCTCTTTGTGCGGAGGACTCACTGACAACAGGGAGATCACAAGAG AGCAGTTCCAGGAGAGGGCAATTTCCTACCAGCAGTTCTCTGAAAACCCCTCTATTATTGATGACCCTAACCTGGTGGTCAAGATAGGACACAA GTACTACAACTGGAGCACAGCAGCTCCTGTCATGTTGGCCATGCAGGTCTATCAGAAACCACTGCCGCAG TGTTGGTGTTTGAGTTACGTGTTTTCTGCTTTTGGCCTCTTCTCGTACTGCCTCCCTGGTCTGTTTGGCTCCAGCCCTCCCCAGCCT GCCTCAGTGGAGAACATCATGAAGGAGAAGATGCCAAAGAAAGGGGGACGCTGGTGGTTCTCATGGAGGAGCAGGAACAGTGACTCCAAATCA GAATCAGTgacagaggcaggaggagaccAAGGAGAGAGCTCACTCACTATGCCCTCAGCAAACAG GATGAAGGATGAGTCATCCTCTAGTGATGAGGAACACAGATCATCCAATCAGGCGTCAGGATCCTGCCAGTCAGAGCTCCTCATGAGTTCTGCCAGCGTCTGTTATAAGAAGACTCTTCGCCTCACCTCAGAGCAGCTG GTCAGCCTGCAGCTGAAGGAGGGTCCTAATGATGTAGTGTTCAGCGTGACCACTCAGTATCAGGGCACCTGTCGCTGCCATGGCACAATCTATCTTTGGAGCTGGGATGACAAGATAGTCATCTCTGATATAGATGGAACTATCACCAG GTCAGACACTCTGGGTCACATCCTCCCCACACTGGGTAAAGACTGGACTCACCAGGGTATCGCACGTCTTTACCACAGAGTCAGCCT AAACGGATATAAATTCATGTACTGCTCGGCGAGGGCCATTGGCATGGCTGACATGACGCGAGGCTACCTGCACTGGGTCAATGAGAGGGGAACCATGCTGCCGATGGGCCCGGTGCTGCTCAGCCCCAGCAGCCTCTTTTCTGCCTTGCACAG GGAGGTGATTGAGAAGAAACCAGAGAAGTTTAAGATCGAGTGTCTCACAGACATAAAGCACCTTTTCTACCCAAACACTGAACCCTTCTACGCTGCTTTTGGCAACAGAGCCACG gaTGTATATTCCTATAAGGAGGTGGGTGTTCCTCTGAACAGGATTTTCACCGTCAATCCCAAGGGGGAACTGATACAGGAGCACGCCAAAACCAATATCTCATC CTACGGGCGCCTGTGTGATGTGGTCGACCATGTCTTCCCGGTCCTGGTTCGAGATGAGGGAGCGgacttttcctgctctgacaccTTTGGCCAGTGCAACTACTGGAGCGAACAACTTCCTGATGGCACCAACCGGGAAGAAGAAGACCCACAGCCACTTGAGACAAGCTGA
- the LOC143314375 gene encoding uncharacterized protein LOC143314375 gives MSAELIPASGNNASLQEGTTVGGSKPLHRFIKGQPKIIGVIMLVLGSAFFTICIAVPPYSFQNQWTVIQPVFVKGILFILCGILYIVADHNLTKKTVTISLALSIVTLLGVCWSILNIIPDIIDHHHHHHYAQDEYLEDNITESDPPWPEPYVAMGMSIDVIYLFYSVLGAIILIVMSALAGAALRSTKSQAIVVMTAAAIEEPVE, from the exons ATGTCTGCTGAGCTCATCCCTGCCAGTGGGAATAATGCAAGCCTTCAAGAAGGCACCACAGTGGGCGGCAGCAAACCTTTACACCGCTTCATTAAAGGACAACCCAAGATTATTGGC GTCATCATGCTGGTCTTGGGCTCAGCTTTCTTCACCATTTGCATTGCAGTCCCACCATACTCTTTTCAAAACCAATGGACGGTTATCCAGCCTGTGTTTGTGAAGGGAATACTG TTCATTCTATGTGGGATTCTGTACATTGTGGCAGACCACAACCTGACCAAGAAAACA GTAACCATATCATTGGCTTTGAGTATTGTGACCCTACTGGGGGTATGTTGGTCCATCCTTAACATCATACCGGACATAatagaccaccaccaccaccaccactatgCACAAGATGAGTATCTTGAAGACAATATCACAGAGAGTGACCCACCATGGCCAGAACCTTATGTG GCCATGGGAATGTCTATAGACGTCATCTACCTGTTCTACAGTGTTCTGGGTGCGATCATTTTAATTGTAATGTCAGCTCTGGCCGGGGCTGCCCTGCGTTCCACAAAGAGCCAG gCCATTGTAGTGATGACTGCTGCAGCAATTGAAGAACCAGTTGAATAA
- the ddias gene encoding uncharacterized protein ddias has translation MSVRRAVVDCVVLSLQDACVFYPCCGGCFSRIHVDQQDTARCRCPKCGYSCLREQADFRYRLSLRVTRDGCIFGVTVFGTCLNPFFGIHASGLQRLVENSDGAVGASTRSMLLRKAVEDCFIGRHFIFGIKATDTERWPWLGGSVVDGSSSKDMAQFIASQMILPKAPGLEGCTVASYYHILLQKAAECELGATDPSKTCRPPATTLLLIPHHSPASSFNNGTLCALGFLSPSLQRSQYHDRSLSPTPPWQQSLGLVTSSAEQEEGCSTQDNGDENSRHTDSNKTPHRAQRGRREDHEVTEETLLSFVKHPHSSNEKAVGNTPILTAWFSPSPPGHNSSKAKRFSTRQPTETFLSSSLAWDDLPFSESLTEFLCEENKDLDIVCETEPHLNVQNQKEATRNNLEIRLQEKNLLSESTSACNTQITVSHSWKLVDLTNTPAPSGGDRHNLSDQNPAECLNKSQDRHICPQSRSQEDEKVSCFENEDEEQLEGNTYNCSADLFSSSLVIDMNTNTLSTHAESVKPDGWHLSSETVDVPRSTPDKQKLKSHKRINRDSLNPQDLDFIPPSQSTPIVKMAVLSGSPASSYREFAEFSSQPTSTNPAKTTSSLCELNCVGGNQMSQCGRESTKENLLWSTTSSRHSQRFTPKRRFWKPDRQRSRLLAQQHLRVQKGSLHTGSTGRISHKCDSSDHDYEDSEAVIVPPTPAAKTLQSVKLRRRRQTENSSSGLGYTQEGQRGGGVNCKRTLLAQSLTSSQRGLLQTGSCNSETVDEASPNGSNSSRLDDENEACNWSRDLFSDSV, from the exons ATGTCTGTCAGACGGGCTGTGGTggactgtgttgtgttgtccCTGCAAgatgcctgtgtgttttatcCGTGCTGTGGAGGCTGTTTCTCGAGGATTCACGTTGATCAACAGGACACGGCGag ATGCAGATGTCCAAAGTGTGGGTACAGCTGTCTGAGGGAGCAGGCTGATTTCAGATATCGTCTCTCGCTGAGGGTCACCCGGGATGGATGCATATTTGGAGTAACAGTATTTGGAACCTGCTTGAACCCATTTTTTGGTATTCATGCAAGTGGCTTACAGAG GTTGGTGGAGAACTCGGATGGAGCAGTTGGAGCGTCAACCAGGTCCATGTTGTTGCGGAAGGCTGTCGAGGACTGTTTCATTGGAAGACATTTCATCTTTGGTATAAAG gcaACCGATACAGAACGTTGGCCTTGGTTAGGAGGGTCTGTTGTGGATGGCTCCAGCAGTAAAGACATGGCCCAGTTCATTGCCAGTCAGATGATTCTTCCCAAAGCTCCAGGACTGGAAGGCTGCACGGTGGCCAGCTATTATCACATCCTTCTTCAGAAAGCTGCAGAATGTGAGCTCGGCGCCACTGATCCCAGCAAAACCTGCAGGCCCCCAGCAACAACCCTGCTGCTGATTCCTCACCATTCTCCAGCCAGCAGCTTCAATAACGGAACACTTTGTGCCTTAGGTTTTCTTTCGCCGTCACTGCAAAG ATCACAGTACCACGACCGCAGCCTTTCTCCCACTCCTCCATGGCAACAATCACTAGGACTAGTCACTTCATCTGCAGAACAGGAGGAGGGCTGCAGTACCCAGGACAATGGAGATGagaacagcagacacacagacagcaacaaaACACCGCATCGTGCACAGAGAGGCAGGCGAGAGGACCATGAAGTCACAGAGGAGACGTTGCTGTCATTTGTCAAACATCCACACTCATCTAATGAGAAAGCTGTTGGAAACACCCCCATCCTGACCGCTTGGTTCAGTCCCTCCCCACCTGGCCACAACAGCTCCAAGGCGAAGAGGTTTTCTACCAGACAGCCCACTGAGACATTTTTGTCAAGCTCTTTGGCTTGGGATGATTTACCTTTCTCTGAGAGTCTCACAGAGTTTttatgtgaggaaaacaaagatcTTGACATTGTTTGTGAAACAGAGCCACATCTCAATGTGCAAAATCAGAAAGAAGCAACAAGAAACAACCTGGAAATCAGATTACAAGAGAAGAACTTATTATCTGAATCAACATCTGCTTGTAACACACAGATTACAGTCAGCCACTCATGGAAATTAGTGGACCTCACTAATACACCTGCGCCGAGTGGAGGTGACAGACACAATTTGTCTGACCAGAATCCTGCTGAATGTCTAAACAAGAGTCAAGACAGACACATTTGTCCCCAAAGCCGCAGTCAGGAAGATGAGAAAGTTagttgttttgaaaatgaagatgaagagcagcttGAAGGGAATACCTACAATTGTTCAGCAGACCTATTCAGTAGCTCGCTCGTGATCgatatgaacacaaacacactcagcacGCATGCAGAAAGTGTGAAGCCAGACGGATGGCACCTCAGCAGTGAAACAGTTGATGTACCACGTTCAACACcagacaaacagaaactgaaaagtCATAAACGCATCAACAGAGACAGTTTAAATCCACAAGACCTTGacttcatccctccctctcagtCTACTCCCATTGTAAAAATGGCTGTTTTATCTGGGTCACCTGCCTCCTCATACAGAGAGTTTGCTGAATTCAGTTCACAACCAACCAGTACAAATCCAGCCAAAACCACCTCTTCTCTTTGTGAATTAAACTGTGTCGGCGGTAATCAGATGTCCCAGTGTGGAAGAGAGTCTACGAAAGAAAACCTGTTGTGGAGCAcgacatccagcagacacagccaGAGATTTACCCCAAAAAGGAGGTTCTGgaaaccagacagacagagaagccGTCTGCTGGCTCAGCAGCACCTGAGGGTTCAGAAGGGGTCTCTACACACAGGCTCAACAGGACGCATCAGCCACAAGTGTGACTCAAGTGATCATGATTACGAGGACAGTGAAGCAGTTATCGTTCCTCCCACTCCTGCtgctaaaacactgcagagtgtgAAGCTCAGGAGAAGAaggcagactgaaaacagcagcagtggtttgGGTTATACTCAGGAAGGGCAGCGAGGAGGTGGAGTTAACTGTAAAAGAACTCTGTTGGCTCAAAGTCTCACATCATCACAAAGAGGTCTgctgcaaacaggaagctgtAACAGTGAGACAGTTGATGAGGCGAGTCCGAATGGATCTAATAGTTCCCGCCTTGATGATGAGAACGAGGCATGCAATTGGTCCAGAGATTTGTTCTCCGACTCGGTCTAA